The Plasmodium knowlesi strain H genome assembly, chromosome: 14 genome has a segment encoding these proteins:
- a CDS encoding KIR protein, whose product MSGGKETDECSGKLPAGGEYALLGARVNCSKTYEDQTKNGNIVEDVGGPLELWLTNNDKSDAKRIVEAYCHANTQTRAVLTNYYDLCHFFYYWLGDLIKGKLPERRELHQVMEVVYAKLGGFKFRGGFSHKCENLYPGISKSVFVLYKKIFDYAYNYKSLESKSEVKNKFLCSSECATYVKEVEQAYSSAIGACGSATSDRFCRELTSEYNKYFDNNKPKWTCTTTTSEVDEDPDDDDDDDFDDELFPKEFQDLDQVDGPLSTLPSRKDYYKFFDEGMSKCDREDWSWPNQIKAALEGDENIGEHAEEIAKALCHAYEKKGKDTPSNKLPEEYCDFYYFWVGDIFWNNSRKRTFKGIMDQIKDAVGNSTSDHGCSFRFKTKGLNSFLSSKLLFDYYKDKDDMKSHLNFDSEEEIGCNDAYYEYFVAARKAYEIMHKKCPKEDTKGTNEWCKKFHEMYKDCSNGGGVDGKSQCWVARESTKSCTEDSKPDTLDTTSSSTANDTNSVTPGAVAGGTIATIGIPTIGFFLYKYTDVFDGIKKSLFGELNNRSSNRNRGRRSTIGRQHFEDTFTGNDSSTLGGDGSTTLGGESSTLGGSSTDISTIYDDGRRRPTGRTRTGINNRRPGNIRYYAT is encoded by the exons atgtcaggaggaaaa GAAACGGACGAATGTTCAGGGAAGTTACCTGCTGGGGGGGAGTATGCCCTGCTGGGTGCAAGGGTGAACTGCAGTAAAACTTATGAAGATCAAACCAAGAATGGAAATATAGTAGAGGATGTGGGGGGACCATTAGAATTGTGGCTGACGAATAATGATAAAAGTGATGCCAAACGAATTGTGGAAGCGTATTGTCATGCGAACACTCAGACGAGGGCGGTCCTCACGAATTACTATGATCTatgccatttcttttattattggCTAGGGGATTTAATTAAGGGAAAATTGCCTGAAAGGCGTGAACTCCATCAAGTCATGGAAGTCGTCTATGCAAAATTGGGGGGATTCAAATTTAGGGGTGGCTTTAGTCATAAATGTGAGAATTTATATCCTGGTATTAGTAAAAGTGTATTCGTCCTCTataagaaaattttcgaTTACGCTTATAATTATAAGAGTTTAGAAAGTAAGAGCGAAGTgaagaataaatttttatgcAGTTCAGAATGTGCCACATATGTGAAGGAAGTTGAACAAGCCTACTCAAGTGCAATTGGAGCATGTGGGAGCGCTACTTCGGATAGATTCTGTCGTGAACTTACGAGtgaatataataaatatttcgATAATAACAAACCAAAATGGACATGCACTACAACAACATCTGAGGTCGACGAAGACCCTGACGAtgacgacgacgacgacTTCGACGACGAACTTTTTCCGAAAGAATTCCAAGACCTCGATCAG GTAGACGGACCTTTGAGTACATTACCTTCCAGGAAAGACTACTACAAATTCTTTGATGAGGGCATGAGCAAATGTGATCGGGAAGACTGGTCTTGGCCCAATCAAATCAAGGCTGCATTGGAAGGTGATGAGAATATTGGGGAACATGCAGAGGAGATTGCGAAAGCATTGTGCCATGCATatgagaaaaaggggaaagacacCCCATCTAATAAGCTCCCTGAGGAGTATTGCGATTTTTACTACTTTTGGGTGGGGGATATATTTTGGAATAATTCACGTAAAAGAACTTTCAAAGGAATTATGGATCAAATTAAGGATGCAGTAGGGAACAGTACTTCTGATCATGGCTGTTCTTTCCGCTTTAAAACTAAAGGGTTAAATTCTTTCCTCTCTAGTAAACTTTTATTCGATTATTACAAAGACAAAGATGATATGAAGTCACACTTGAACTTTGATAGTGAGGAGGAAATTGGTTGTAATGATGCTTATTATGAGTACTTTGTGGCAGCACGTAAAGCTTATGAGAttatgcacaaaaaatgtcCAAAGGAAGATACGAAGGGAACAAATGAATGGTGTAAGAAATTTCACGAAATGTACAAAGATTGTAGTAATGGAGGTGGGGTTGATGGAAAATCACAATGTTGGGTGGCAAGGGAATCGACAAAATCCTGTACTGAGGACTCCAAACCGGACACACTGGACACTACATCTTCCTCTACTGCTAACGACACCAATTCTGTCACACCTGGTGCTGTAGCTGGTGGTACCATTGCCACCATAGGAATACCAACCATCggtttctttttatacaaa tatactgatgtatttgatggaataaaaaaatccctcTTTGGTGAACTCAATAATAGAAGCAGTAATAGGAATAGGGGAAGAAGATCTACCATTGGACGACAACACTTTGAGGACACATTCACAGGGAACGATTCTTCTACCTTAGGTGGTGATGGTTCCACAACCCTGGGTGGGGAATCGTCCACCTTAGGTGGTAGCTCCACCGATATTTCTACCATCTATGATGATGGACGACGTCGACCAACCGGAAGAACACGGACAGGAATAAATAATAGAAGACCAGGGAATATACGTTATTATGCCACATaa